From one Solanum lycopersicum chromosome 12, SLM_r2.1 genomic stretch:
- the LOC138337050 gene encoding disease resistance protein RPS5-like, whose product MELLKAWEEDIKRKLHVENVWRGMEPKAEVNNQYTLLVDMMPRREKILPASSLVGEFAQRSLEAVWEYLNDEHSGISGIYGKGGVGKTSILVEINNRLLRESKKFDNVIWVTASNDSTVQKFQKDIARMICDCNLLITTRSMVVCRGMESVREVEVSILSEEEAWNLFKQKVGEEVLASPTLQAVAKDVSKECGGLPLAVVRRENDLRQWKNALSQLKSATGRIEGMENRVFARL is encoded by the exons ATGGAATTGCTTAAAGCTTGGGAGGAGGATATAAAAAGGAAGTTACATGTGGAAAATGTATGGCGCGGTATGGAGCCAAAGGCTGAGGTGAACAATCAAT ATACTTTGTTGGTTGATATGATGCCTCGGAGGGAAAAGATATTGCCAGCATCCTCATTAGTAGGAGAATTTGCTCAAAGAAGTTTGGAGGCTGTATGGGAGTATTTGAATGATGAACACTCTGGGATAAGTGGCATTTATGGAAAGGGGGGTGTGGGTAAGACATCCATCCTCGTAGAAATCAATAATCGTCTTTTGAGAGAGAGCAAAAAATTTGATAATGTCATTTGGGTCACAGCATCCAACGATTCAACAGTGCAGAAATTTCAGAAGGATATTGCTAGA aTGATTTGTGACTGCAATTTGCTAATAACTACTAGATCCATGGTAGTTTGTCGTGGCATGGAATCAGTGAGGGAAGTTGAAGTTAGTATTCTTTCAGAGGAAGAAGCATGGAACCTCTTTAAACAGAAGGTCGGTGAGGAGGTGCTAGCATCTCCAACATTACAAGCTGTTGCCAAGGATGTGTCGAAGGAGTGTGGAGGTCTCCCACTAGCTGTTGTAAGAAGAGAAAATGATCTGAGGCAATGGAAAAATGCATTAAGCCAGCTGAAAAGTGCAACGGGAAGAATAGAAGGCATGGAGAATCGAGTCTTTGCACGTCTCTGA
- the LOC101267681 gene encoding protein TPX2-like isoform X1 — MYEHNSFVIDQAYEFSAPRFYDFVDEETEEETQKAEHWFHISRSYAPSPFMPKIKTGRMVQLESLCDFTDAEELQDNTRPATELTSSKSKDEESEEKQSIVQETCTPGPTITSQKSDSRKTNSKRQQTAKKIASILRNPSALKSKTQQQQSHLSSSNQATVRKQAIKKSDAGTPNFAQENQAVKRQKLEEGKSRKILDIKPPQHLPHKTRLGVANSSSNLFASAAKTRKEERKMYVRPLVSPFISTAEMIKKFQSGTRENSLPCMRNSTSNGDSTGQAQRKPKLTLTRPKEPEFETAQRVRPTRVKSSAELEEEMMAKIPKFKAHPVNKKILEAPTQPLLLPKSTPQLPEFKEFHLETMARANKNADTTSVQSIESSSQSHQWQPHLTAPKSPVLKTSLRARPPIAKSTEELEKEELEKAPKFKARPLNKKILESKGDLGMFCNTKRQVTVPQEFHFATNKRILPQANVDDLFDKLSLYSQPQNDKTILRNTTPNPFHLYTEERGVEKERKLFSELLQKQIEEERSRNPKATPYPYTTDYPVIPPKPEPKPCTKTEPFELESLIRHEEEMRREMEERKRLEEEEAKMRLFKAQPILIEDPIPVPEKERKPFTEVQEFNLHVNHRAVDRTEFDKKIKEKEMMYNRYQEEAECARMMEEEKALKQLRRTLVPHARPVPNFDHPFLPQKSSKHVTRPSSPKLQVIKRKERRKMLCPYAAVSSAAASQMR; from the exons ATGTATGAACACAACTCTTTCGTAATCGACCAGGCGTACGAGTTCTCAGCGCCAAGATTTTATGACTTTGTTGATGAAGAAACAGAAGAGGAAACACAGAAAGCTGAGCATTGGTTCCACATTTCAAGAAGCTATGCTCCTTCTC CTTTTATGCCAAAAATTAAAACTGGTAGAATGGTTCAACTTGAGAGCCTATGTGACTTCACTGATGCTGAGGAGTTGCAAGATAACACAAG GCCTGCTACTGAGCTCACTTCTTCTAAAAGTAAAGACGAG GAATCTGAAGAGAAGCAGTCTATTGTTCAAG AAACTTGCACACCCGGACCAACAATAACATCTCAGAAGAGCGACTCTCGGAAGACTAATTCCAAGAGGCAACAAACTGCTAAAAAGATTGCAAGCATACTTAGAAACCCTTCAGCATTAAAGTcaaaaactcaacaacaacaGTCGCATCTGAGTAGTTCTAATCAAGCTACTGTTAGAAA GCAAGCCATCAAGAAAAGTGATGCTGGAACTCCAAATTTTGCCCAAGAAAACCAAGCAGTAAAGAGACAAAAACTAGAAGAAGGAAAATCTAGGAAG ATTCTTGATATTAAACCTCCTCAACATTTGCCACACAAAACAAGACTTGGGGTAGCTAATAGCAGCTCTAACTTGTTTGCATCTGCAGCTAAAACTCGAAAAGAGGAGAGAAAG ATGTATGTTAGGCCACTTGTTTCCCCGTTTATTTCAACAGCAGAAATGATAAAGAAATTCCAATCTGGCACAAGGGAAAATTCACTGCCTTGCATGAGAAATTCTACCTCAAAT GGTGATTCGACTGGACAAGCACAGAGAAAACCAAAACTTACATTAACCAGGCCTAAAGAACCTGAATTTGAAACAGCTCAACGTGTCCGTCCAACAAGGGTGAAGAGTTCAGCTGAACTTGAGGAAGAAATGATGGCCAAAATTCCCAAATTTAAGGCTCACCCAGTTAACAAAAAG ATTTTGGAAGCTCCAACTCAACCATTATTATTACCTAAAAGCACACCCCAACTTCCAGAATTTAAG GAATTTCACTTGGAAACAATGGCAAGGGCAAATAAGAACGCGGATACAACTTCAGTTCAATCAATAGAATCTTCTTCTCAG AGTCATCAGTGGCAGCCACATCTTACAGCACCTAAATCACCTGTTCTAAAAACATCACTAAGAGCACGACCTCCAATTGCCAAAAGCACAGAAGAATTGGAAaaggaagaacttgaaaaagCGCCAAAGTTCAAGGCAAGGCCTTTGAATAAGAAG ATTCTTGAAAGTAAAGGAGATTTGGGAATGTTTTGCAACACAAAGAGGCAGGTGACTGTGCCTCAGGAATTTCACTTTGCCACAAATAAAAGGATTCTGCCTCAAGCTAACGTTGATGATCTGTTTGACAAG CTTTCCTTGTATTCTCAACCTCAAAATGACAAGACTATTCTCAGAAACACTACACCGAATCCTTTTCATCTCTACACTGAG GAACGAGGAGTTGAGAAAGAGAGGAAGTTGTTCTCTGAACTTCTACAGAAACAGATAGAGGAAGAGAGGTCAAGAAATCCCAAAGCAACTCCATATCCTTATACTACTGATTATCCTGTG ATTCCACCTAAACCAGAGCCAAAACCTTGCACAAAGACAGAACCTTTCGAACTTGAGAGTCTCATTAGGCATGAAGAGGAGATGAGAAGAGAAATGGAAGAAAGGAAGAGATTGGAGGAGGAAGAAGCTAAGATGAGGTTATTCAAGGCGCAACCAATCTTGATTGA GGATCCAATTCCAGTTCCTGAGAAAGAACGTAAACCTTTCACTGAGGTTCAGGAATTCAATCTGCATGTAAATCACCGTGCTGTTGACAGAACTGAATTTGATAAGAAG ATTAAGGAGAAAGAAATGATGTATAATAGGTATCAGGAGGAAGCAGAATGTGCAAGAATG ATGGAAGAGGAGAAGGCCTTAAAACAACTAAGGAGAACTTTGGTACCTCATGCTAGACCAGTGCCTAATTTTGATCATCCTTTCCTACCTCAAAA GTCTTCCAAACATGTCACAAGACCAAGCTCCCCCAAGCTACAGGTTATTAAAAGGAAAGAGAGGAGGAAAATGCTCTGCCCCTATGCAGCAGTTTCTAGTGCTGCTGCCTCTCAAATGAGATGA
- the LOC101267681 gene encoding protein TPX2-like isoform X2 translates to MYEHNSFVIDQAYEFSAPRFYDFVDEETEEETQKAEHWFHISRSYAPSPFMPKIKTGRMVQLESLCDFTDAEELQDNTRPATELTSSKSKDEVTPYLIVPEPCTSLPNPESEEKQSIVQETCTPGPTITSQKSDSRKTNSKRQQTAKKIASILRNPSALKSKTQQQQSHLSSSNQATVRKQAIKKSDAGTPNFAQENQAVKRQKLEEGKSRKILDIKPPQHLPHKTRLGVANSSSNLFASAAKTRKEERKMYVRPLVSPFISTAEMIKKFQSGTRENSLPCMRNSTSNGDSTGQAQRKPKLTLTRPKEPEFETAQRVRPTRVKSSAELEEEMMAKIPKFKAHPVNKKILEAPTQPLLLPKSTPQLPEFKEFHLETMARANKNADTTSVQSIESSSQSHQWQPHLTAPKSPVLKTSLRARPPIAKSTEELEKEELEKAPKFKARPLNKKILESKGDLGMFCNTKRQVTVPQEFHFATNKRILPQANVDDLFDKLSLYSQPQNDKTILRNTTPNPFHLYTEERGVEKERKLFSELLQKQIEEERSRNPKATPYPYTTDYPVIPPKPEPKPCTKTEPFELESLIRHEEEMRREMEERKRLEEEEAKMRLFKAQPILIEDPIPVPEKERKPFTEVQEFNLHVNHRAVDRTEFDKKIKEKEMMYNRYQEEAECARMMEEEKALKQLRRTLVPHARPVPNFDHPFLPQKSSKHVTRPSSPKLQVIKRKERRKMLCPYAAVSSAAASQMR, encoded by the exons ATGTATGAACACAACTCTTTCGTAATCGACCAGGCGTACGAGTTCTCAGCGCCAAGATTTTATGACTTTGTTGATGAAGAAACAGAAGAGGAAACACAGAAAGCTGAGCATTGGTTCCACATTTCAAGAAGCTATGCTCCTTCTC CTTTTATGCCAAAAATTAAAACTGGTAGAATGGTTCAACTTGAGAGCCTATGTGACTTCACTGATGCTGAGGAGTTGCAAGATAACACAAG GCCTGCTACTGAGCTCACTTCTTCTAAAAGTAAAGACGAGGTAACGCCATATTTAATTGTACCAGAACCTTGCACCAGTCTTCCTAATCCG GAATCTGAAGAGAAGCAGTCTATTGTTCAAG AAACTTGCACACCCGGACCAACAATAACATCTCAGAAGAGCGACTCTCGGAAGACTAATTCCAAGAGGCAACAAACTGCTAAAAAGATTGCAAGCATACTTAGAAACCCTTCAGCATTAAAGTcaaaaactcaacaacaacaGTCGCATCTGAGTAGTTCTAATCAAGCTACTGTTAGAAA GCAAGCCATCAAGAAAAGTGATGCTGGAACTCCAAATTTTGCCCAAGAAAACCAAGCAGTAAAGAGACAAAAACTAGAAGAAGGAAAATCTAGGAAG ATTCTTGATATTAAACCTCCTCAACATTTGCCACACAAAACAAGACTTGGGGTAGCTAATAGCAGCTCTAACTTGTTTGCATCTGCAGCTAAAACTCGAAAAGAGGAGAGAAAG ATGTATGTTAGGCCACTTGTTTCCCCGTTTATTTCAACAGCAGAAATGATAAAGAAATTCCAATCTGGCACAAGGGAAAATTCACTGCCTTGCATGAGAAATTCTACCTCAAAT GGTGATTCGACTGGACAAGCACAGAGAAAACCAAAACTTACATTAACCAGGCCTAAAGAACCTGAATTTGAAACAGCTCAACGTGTCCGTCCAACAAGGGTGAAGAGTTCAGCTGAACTTGAGGAAGAAATGATGGCCAAAATTCCCAAATTTAAGGCTCACCCAGTTAACAAAAAG ATTTTGGAAGCTCCAACTCAACCATTATTATTACCTAAAAGCACACCCCAACTTCCAGAATTTAAG GAATTTCACTTGGAAACAATGGCAAGGGCAAATAAGAACGCGGATACAACTTCAGTTCAATCAATAGAATCTTCTTCTCAG AGTCATCAGTGGCAGCCACATCTTACAGCACCTAAATCACCTGTTCTAAAAACATCACTAAGAGCACGACCTCCAATTGCCAAAAGCACAGAAGAATTGGAAaaggaagaacttgaaaaagCGCCAAAGTTCAAGGCAAGGCCTTTGAATAAGAAG ATTCTTGAAAGTAAAGGAGATTTGGGAATGTTTTGCAACACAAAGAGGCAGGTGACTGTGCCTCAGGAATTTCACTTTGCCACAAATAAAAGGATTCTGCCTCAAGCTAACGTTGATGATCTGTTTGACAAG CTTTCCTTGTATTCTCAACCTCAAAATGACAAGACTATTCTCAGAAACACTACACCGAATCCTTTTCATCTCTACACTGAG GAACGAGGAGTTGAGAAAGAGAGGAAGTTGTTCTCTGAACTTCTACAGAAACAGATAGAGGAAGAGAGGTCAAGAAATCCCAAAGCAACTCCATATCCTTATACTACTGATTATCCTGTG ATTCCACCTAAACCAGAGCCAAAACCTTGCACAAAGACAGAACCTTTCGAACTTGAGAGTCTCATTAGGCATGAAGAGGAGATGAGAAGAGAAATGGAAGAAAGGAAGAGATTGGAGGAGGAAGAAGCTAAGATGAGGTTATTCAAGGCGCAACCAATCTTGATTGA GGATCCAATTCCAGTTCCTGAGAAAGAACGTAAACCTTTCACTGAGGTTCAGGAATTCAATCTGCATGTAAATCACCGTGCTGTTGACAGAACTGAATTTGATAAGAAG ATTAAGGAGAAAGAAATGATGTATAATAGGTATCAGGAGGAAGCAGAATGTGCAAGAATG ATGGAAGAGGAGAAGGCCTTAAAACAACTAAGGAGAACTTTGGTACCTCATGCTAGACCAGTGCCTAATTTTGATCATCCTTTCCTACCTCAAAA GTCTTCCAAACATGTCACAAGACCAAGCTCCCCCAAGCTACAGGTTATTAAAAGGAAAGAGAGGAGGAAAATGCTCTGCCCCTATGCAGCAGTTTCTAGTGCTGCTGCCTCTCAAATGAGATGA
- the LOC101267968 gene encoding prohibitin-1, mitochondrial-like, with amino-acid sequence MNLKNVKVPKMPGGGGGGGAASPLIKFGLVIGLGVYGIANSLYNVDGGNRAIVFNRIRGVKDKVYPEGTHFMIPWIDRPVIYDVRARPHLVESTSGSRDLQMVKIGLRVLTRPVPDQLPTIYRSLGENYNERVLPSIIHETLKSVVAQYNANQLITQRENVSKEIRKILTERAANFNIALDDVSITSLTFGKEFTAAIEAKQVAAQEAERAKFIVEKAEQDKRSAVIRAQGEAKSAQLIGQAIANNPAFITLRKIEAARDIAHTISNSANKAYLSADDLMLNLQDLNLNSTGRK; translated from the exons ATGAATCTCAAGAATGTTAAGGTTCCTAAGATGcctggtggtggtggtggtggtggtgccGCTTCTCCCTTGATCAAGTTTGGGCTTGTTATCGGTCTTGGTGTGTATGGAATTGCTAATAGTCTCTACAATGTTGATGGCGGGAATCGTGCCATTGTTTTTAACCGTATTCGTGGTGTTAAAGATAAG GTTTATCCAGAAGGGACACATTTCATGATTCCTTGGATCGATAGGCCTGTGATATATGATGTCCGTGCACGTCCACATCTAGTGGAAAGTACCTCCGGAAGTCGTGACCTTCAGATg GTAAAGATTGGACTTCGAGTTCTCACACGTCCAGTCCCAGATCAACTACCCACTATTTACCGATCACTTGGTGAAAATTATAATGAACGAGTCCTGCCTTCAATTATTCATGAAACTTTGAAATCTGTGGTTGCGCAATACAATGCTAACCAGCTTATCACCCAGAGAGAG AATGTTAGTAAAGAGATACGGAAGATCTTAACTGAGAGGGCAGCCAACTTCAACATCGCTTTAGATGATGTATCGATAACAAGCCTGACTTTTGGAAAGGAGTTCACAGCTGCAATTGAAGCAAAACAGGTGGCTGCTCAAGAAGCTGAGAGAGCAAAGTTTATTGTGGAAAAGGCTGAGCAAGATAAACGTAGCGCTGTTATTAGAGCTCAG GGTGAGGCTAAGAGCGCGCAGCTGATTGGTCAAGCTATCGCTAACAATCCAGCATTTATAACGCTCAGGAAAATCGAAGCAGCAAGAGACATTGCACATACCATTTCAAATTCAGCAAACAAAGCTTACTTGAGTGCCGATGATCTGATGCTCAATCTTCAGGACTTGAACTTGAATAGCACTGGAAGAAAATGA
- the LOC101254876 gene encoding protein DMP7-like: METSKNSNSDSVAINTEKLETKSVVTSENQLEIPLLEDLQVADKPQKTAAQKVIRKTFKKTAVLSNLLPSDSFRDERGKVRYGLATFRGLWIIDGSSPPEDVEKYKLKFIDFFHAFLSILVFCAVAAFDQNVMKCLYPSPSLDAQEILAILPMVVGVICTFLFVVFPTTRHGIGFPLSRC, encoded by the exons ATGGAGACCTCAAAGAATTCAAATTCAGATTCCGTTGCGATAAATACAGAAAAATTAGAAACAAAATCTGTTGTTACATCTGAAAATCAATTGGAAATACCTTTGTTAGAAGATTTACAAGTTGCTGATAAACCACAGAAAACAGCAGCCCAAAAAGTCATTagaaaaacattcaaaaaaacAGCCGTTTTATCAAATCTTTTGCCTTCAG ACAGTTTTCGCGATGAAAGAGGCAAAGTCCGTTATGGATTGGCTACATTCAGGGGTTTATGGATTATTGATGGTTCATCTCCTCCTGAGGATGTAGAAAAATATAAGCTGAAATTCATTGATTTCTTTCATGCATTTTTGTCAATACTTGTTTTTTGTGCTGTCGCGGCGTTTGATCAGAATGTGATGAAATGCTTGTACCCTTCTCCGTCTCTGGATGCTCAGGAGATACTCGCGATATTGCCAATGGTTGTTGGGGTGATTTGCACGTTTTTGTTCGTTGTTTTTCCTACAACTCGTCATGGAATTGGATTCCCTCTTTCCCGTTGTTAA